Genomic window (Streptomyces sp. NBC_00078):
TGCGCTGGTCCGACGGCGAGACCACCCTCTACACCGACACCACGACCACCCTCGGCCGCGAACACATGCTCGTCCCGCCGAAGGCCCGCTGATCATCGTCCAGGAAGGCGAGGCAGCACCGATGTACCTGCGCGCAGCCGGCATCGTCCTCACCGCAACCGCCCTCGGTCTGGCAACCGCCCCCGGAGCCCACGCAGCCGACGACCCGGGCCTCGCCGTCGGCATCGCCCCCACGGACAGCGGCAGCACCCCCGACGGGCGCCTCCAGTCGGGCGCGCCCGTCGAGGTCACCTCAGGAGTTGACCTGACGTCTCTGGCCGTCGGCGACAACGGCAGCTTCACCGTGACCTCTGCGGCGTTCACGCACCCGGTCAAGGTGACCATGCAGAAGAACAGCTTCGGCCAGGGCGAAGGCGCGATCCGTTGCGGCATCAAGCCCGGCAGCTATCCCGTCGACATCGCCGGACACCACGAAGGATCCGGGCTCACCGCGAAGCAGACGCATACGACGGTCACCATCGCCGGGGGTGGCTCGTACTGCGATCAGGCGTCCGGATCGTCAGCGAACAGCGCCACCAATCTCGCGGCCGTCGTCGGCGGCGTCGCCGTCCTGGCCGTCGGAGGATTCACCGTCGCCCGGCGCCGGCGCGGCAGGAAGCAGCCCTGAACCCCTTCGTCGAAAGACGCGTCGCAACCTCCGGTTCGGCACACCCGGTGCGGAGGTCCGTTCATCCGGGGTAGCGCTCGGGGACCTTCTTCCGTATCAGCTTCTCGACAGGCGAAAGCGGAGGGCGGCTCACACTTTTGGCGCTGCCCGCCCCGTGAGAGCGCGAGGCTAGCTGCTCTTGGCTTTCGGGGACTCCGGAGATCTCCGAACGGGGCGCTGCCGGCGACGGGAGGTCCTCTGGCGCGGTGGCCGGGTCAGCGTGATCTGACGGACCAGTTGCTGGAAGCAGGCCAGGGAAGCGACGGCCGGCAAGGCGGCTGCGGCGACACTCGTGAAGGTCCGCTCGGCCTCGGCCATGCAGAGGATCATCGCGAGGGAAGAAAACAACAGAACGACGAACCAGGAGTGCACGGCACGTCGTTGGTGCAGGGCGGTCCGCAGGATGGACAGTGAGGCCACCATCCAGGGGCCGTAGATCAGAAGAGGCCAGGCGTAAGTCGTGGCGCCCCGCGCACCCGGCGCGACGTGCTGCAGAGGTGAGTAGGCCACCATCCCGCCGAAGACGCTCACCATCGACACGATGGCGGCCGCCAACGCGGCGATCACGAAGCTGAGAGTCTGCAGCCACGTGAAGCGCAGCTTGCGAGAACGTACCTTCCGATGCCCGGCAGAGAAGCGCCGGATGGGTGGCAACTCAGCAGTGAGCTGTACCAGGTTGTCCATCGCATCGTCGGCGTCGGCGCCAGAGGGCGGCGTGCTACGAGGAGGCCGGGCGGCAGCCCCCTGCTCTGCCGTCGCGACATCCTGCAAAAGGTGGGTGAGCTCCTCGACCGGGTCCCAGTTCTCTTGCGGGGATGCCATCGCACGCAGCGTATCGGCAGAACCCCTGTGCCAATCAGTCGGCTGTCCGTCGGCGTAGGTACCGGGATACCGACTTTGCGGGGCGAACCAGTGATCCGGATAATCGTGATTCACGAAATACACCCCCCGTCAGGTGCGGGATGCGTGGCAACCGGAACGCCCCTGACTGTTCCATCGCAGGCTGAGTTCCTCCTGGGCCGTATCCAGCAGGGTCAGGAGGTCGCTGAGCAGCGGCTCGGTGACCCGCAACTCGACCTTCGCGCCGTCTACGTGCAGGGTGCCCCTGGCATCGGGCGATGAGTACGCCGCGGCGGGCGTGAAGATGTATCGCCCTACCACCACAGCACGGGTCGCGGGGAGATTCTCTGCCGCCGCTCCGGAGTGGGGCGAGGGAAAGAGCCTTGCTTTCGTCATAGTCCGCTAACGCATTCCGCGCTTCTCCAGATGCGCGGCAAACGAGTGAGGCAATTTGGTGAAAATTTTAGAGAGGGTATTCGTCATTAGAGCCAACCGGGCTGCGTTCAATCAGTAAAACGCCGAGAGGTTTGTCCTTTGAGCTTTCTTCGGAAAGAAGGAACGGCAACCACCGCCGGCGGACGGTGTCCGGCGGCATCGTCACAGGACACAGGACACAGGACACAGGACACAGGACACAGGACACAGGACACAGGACACAGGACACGGGACACGGGACACAGGACACAGGACACAGGACACAGGACACAGGACACAGGACACAGGACACAGGACACAGGACACAGGACACAGGACACAGGACACAGGACACAGGACACAGGACACAGGACACAGGACACAGGACACAGGACACAGGACACAGGACACAGGACACAGGACACAGGACACAGGACACAGGACACAGGACACAGGACACAGGACACAGGACACGGGACACGGGACACGGGGCTTCGGGCGTTCTGCCGTCGTACGCCTCGCCGAGGAACGTCGGCGACGCCACCACTTCGGCCTCCCCGCGCGCCGCGAGGTCAAGCCAGGCGATCATCTTGCGATCACCGCGCACGGCCAGGGAGAGCGCCTCACAGTCCTGGACGGAAACGCCGATCACAGATCGTCGGTGTCGTCCGCCGCATCGAGGCTGATCCCCGGATCACCGGCAGTCGATTCATCGTCCAGGATCGCCTTTCCCATGGCTTCCGAGATGCCGCGGAGCAGCGCAGCCCTCCGAGCGGAGAAGAATCCGTCGAAGTCGTCGGTGACCATGAGTTCCGGGTGGGCCAGGTGGGAGCGAATGCGCTCGGCGACGCCTTCGTGAGGGGTCTCCGCGGCCTTGGCCAGCCGGCTGAGATAGTCGGAGGGAGCCGCACCTCCGATGATTCGGTTGGTGCGGGCGGTCAGAGGGGTCTTGTTGATGATCGAGTTGTAGACCGAGGGTTCGTACCCCGCCTTGTCGCACCAGGACTTGGGGAAGATGTGGTGGATGTCGACGGACTCGTCGAAGTACCTGGTGACTTCGACCTTTTCCCCGGTGCGCCAGTCCACGGCTCCTGCCTTGAGCAGCAGCGCGTAAATCCCCTTGTACGCGGCACTGTTGCGGGTGCGCAGGGTCAGCAGGCGTCCGGGAGCGAACTGCGCGGCGATGACGGTCCGCGGCTCGGACGCGTCCCGGCGGATCCAGTCGACCACGTCCGGCAGGTCCTGACTGAAGCGGGTCTCGGTCGAACCGCCGTAGAGTTCCCCGAACACGCCGCACCAGTACCAGCGGGCGAGCTTGTCCTGGGCCCCCGCGCTCTGCGCCGCGTCCCCGGCCAGGGCCAGGATCGCGGCGAGCGGTATCAGTTGGGTTCCGTAGGGCAGGAACTTCGTGTCAAAGAGGAACTGCTGGTGCAGGAACTTCGCCGCCGCCTTGAATCCAGCGATGACAGACGGCGCGAAGCGAACGTAGTCCTCCAGGGAGAGCGCGAGCATGTCCTTGCGCTTGCAGCCGATGCGCGGGAGCCGTTCCTCTTCCGTTCCCCGTTCGGCCTCGTGTCTGCGGCGCTCGGCCGTGGCCAGCAGAGTGACTGCCTGCAGGAAGTCGGTGTTGGAGACCTCGCGGAGGATGCGGTACTCCGGAGCCTGCCAGGCAGCCCGGCATTCCTGCTCCCAGTGATTGCGCAGATCGAACTCGTCCGCCGCGTAGGTGGCGGTCAGCAGCTCGAAGACGGTCAGGGTGACACCGCCCGTGTTGACTTTCTCGAAGACCTGGCAGACGGCCTGGCGCGGGGTCGCCTGACCCAACTCGATGACCGGCACGTGGTATCGGTCGAAGGGGCGGACAAACGCCTCGTTGAAGTCGCGCCACAGTTTGCGCTTGTCCTTGTCGCCGTCCCAGTGGTCGGTGAACTCGTAGCCCCAGTCGCCACCGTCGAACACCGCATGGAGCGGGAAGAGGTGTGCCTCGTACTCGCGCTCGGGAGTCGAGTAGTCCTCGATGACCTGGCCCCGAAAATTGAGTACCTTGCGGGACTCGGGCAGAAAACGGATGGAGTCCTCGCGGTCGCCGTACTCGTCGAGAGCCTGGACCATGTCGACGTAGAACCAGCCCGACACTTGCTGCTTGCGCGCGTCCTGGGTGACCACCGGGCCTGTCAGTTTCAAGGACTGGAACAGTGAGGTCAGCCGCTGTTGCCCGTCGAGCACGAGCGAGTCCGGCTCGGGATCACCGGCGGGAGCGGCCCCTTCGATCGGCCGGTACTTGAACCGGACGTCGCCGCCCGCCTTCAGCAACATGATGGTGCCGACGGGATAGCTCAGCGAAATCGACGC
Coding sequences:
- a CDS encoding DUF2637 domain-containing protein, with the protein product MASPQENWDPVEELTHLLQDVATAEQGAAARPPRSTPPSGADADDAMDNLVQLTAELPPIRRFSAGHRKVRSRKLRFTWLQTLSFVIAALAAAIVSMVSVFGGMVAYSPLQHVAPGARGATTYAWPLLIYGPWMVASLSILRTALHQRRAVHSWFVVLLFSSLAMILCMAEAERTFTSVAAAALPAVASLACFQQLVRQITLTRPPRQRTSRRRQRPVRRSPESPKAKSS
- a CDS encoding DUF262 domain-containing protein, with the protein product MADEAFSIDKRPLRDLLQQVAVGKAQLPEFQRGWVWPYPNIASLLASISLSYPVGTIMLLKAGGDVRFKYRPIEGAAPAGDPEPDSLVLDGQQRLTSLFQSLKLTGPVVTQDARKQQVSGWFYVDMVQALDEYGDREDSIRFLPESRKVLNFRGQVIEDYSTPEREYEAHLFPLHAVFDGGDWGYEFTDHWDGDKDKRKLWRDFNEAFVRPFDRYHVPVIELGQATPRQAVCQVFEKVNTGGVTLTVFELLTATYAADEFDLRNHWEQECRAAWQAPEYRILREVSNTDFLQAVTLLATAERRRHEAERGTEEERLPRIGCKRKDMLALSLEDYVRFAPSVIAGFKAAAKFLHQQFLFDTKFLPYGTQLIPLAAILALAGDAAQSAGAQDKLARWYWCGVFGELYGGSTETRFSQDLPDVVDWIRRDASEPRTVIAAQFAPGRLLTLRTRNSAAYKGIYALLLKAGAVDWRTGEKVEVTRYFDESVDIHHIFPKSWCDKAGYEPSVYNSIINKTPLTARTNRIIGGAAPSDYLSRLAKAAETPHEGVAERIRSHLAHPELMVTDDFDGFFSARRAALLRGISEAMGKAILDDESTAGDPGISLDAADDTDDL